A portion of the Blastopirellula sediminis genome contains these proteins:
- a CDS encoding TylF/MycF/NovP-related O-methyltransferase — translation MIAKLASYFQKGGNLLLKNVVGLNLLPGETSQTFYADDGLWTLHNHDFMQDEKYRNAYERGVQACSNNRMYWRVHTALWAASVAQHVAGDFVECGVNRGFVSSAVMTYLDWNRLTKSFYLLDTFGGIDARFVTEEEKAGGVLTKNDRVLAMGGYATDVEAVRANFQEWDRVHIIQGTVPETLEQVPAEQIAYLHIDMNNATPEAAATDYFWPKMSPGGVILYDDYAYVGYTPQKKAIDALAAKYNVPVLSLPTGQGILIKPCI, via the coding sequence TTGATTGCAAAACTCGCTTCGTATTTTCAGAAGGGAGGGAATCTGTTGCTGAAGAACGTGGTTGGCTTGAACTTATTGCCAGGCGAAACTTCGCAGACGTTTTACGCGGATGATGGCCTCTGGACGTTACACAATCACGACTTCATGCAGGACGAAAAGTATCGAAACGCCTACGAGCGAGGCGTGCAAGCTTGCAGCAATAACCGGATGTACTGGCGCGTTCACACGGCGCTGTGGGCCGCGTCCGTGGCGCAGCACGTTGCGGGCGATTTTGTCGAGTGCGGCGTTAATCGAGGATTCGTTTCTTCGGCCGTGATGACCTATTTGGATTGGAATCGCCTGACGAAGAGCTTTTACCTGCTGGACACGTTTGGCGGAATTGACGCCCGCTTCGTTACCGAGGAAGAGAAGGCGGGGGGCGTCCTCACAAAGAATGACCGCGTTCTGGCGATGGGGGGATACGCGACCGATGTGGAAGCGGTTCGAGCGAATTTTCAGGAATGGGATCGCGTTCACATCATTCAAGGGACGGTTCCAGAAACGCTCGAACAAGTGCCCGCTGAGCAAATCGCCTATTTGCACATCGATATGAACAACGCGACTCCGGAAGCCGCCGCGACCGACTATTTTTGGCCGAAGATGTCCCCGGGCGGAGTGATTCTTTACGACGACTACGCTTATGTCGGCTACACGCCGCAGAAGAAAGCAATTGACGCACTGGCTGCGAAATACAACGTCCCAGTTCTTTCTCTGCCTACCGGGCAAGGCATTCTCATTAAACCTTGCATCTAA
- a CDS encoding WbqC family protein, translated as MKLGVMQPYFFPYAGYFDLIDQVDRWIVFDTPQYIRHGWVNRNRILHPTTGWQYILVPLQKHSRDAAIREIRVKDNDWRDRILGQLNHYRKKAPYFAETCDLVRESLGGDDDRLCSINVRILGAVCSRLGISFNEKDVFSELDLEIENVEGPGDWALEIGRAVGASEYINPPNGKDLFDEERFRDAGIELVIQEFENLKYTCRGYEFEPGLSIIDCLMWRRPEEILDMLRAQRRGNAFAASSGNDA; from the coding sequence GTGAAACTAGGAGTCATGCAGCCCTATTTCTTTCCGTATGCCGGATACTTCGACTTGATTGATCAAGTCGATCGCTGGATCGTATTCGATACGCCGCAATACATTCGCCATGGCTGGGTCAATCGCAACCGAATCCTCCATCCAACGACTGGCTGGCAATACATTCTCGTACCGCTGCAGAAACATTCGCGGGACGCGGCGATACGCGAAATTCGCGTTAAGGACAACGATTGGCGCGACCGGATTCTGGGGCAACTGAATCATTATCGAAAGAAAGCGCCCTATTTCGCAGAGACTTGCGACTTGGTCCGCGAGAGCTTGGGAGGGGACGACGACAGGCTGTGCTCGATAAATGTGCGCATATTAGGCGCCGTCTGTTCTCGGTTAGGGATTTCGTTCAACGAAAAGGATGTGTTCTCTGAGTTAGATCTAGAAATCGAAAATGTCGAAGGTCCAGGCGATTGGGCGCTGGAAATCGGTCGCGCGGTGGGAGCGAGCGAGTATATCAACCCGCCGAACGGGAAGGACTTGTTCGACGAAGAACGATTTCGCGATGCTGGCATAGAGCTTGTCATTCAAGAGTTTGAGAACCTGAAGTACACGTGCCGAGGTTACGAATTTGAGCCGGGTCTCTCGATCATAGATTGCCTGATGTGGCGACGTCCGGAAGAGATCTTAGACATGTTGCGAGCACAACGCCGGGGTAACGCCTTCGCGGCAAGTTCGGGAAATGACGCATGA
- a CDS encoding aminotransferase class I/II-fold pyridoxal phosphate-dependent enzyme → MNNEVKLLSMPHNALAVPLHVGRPNIGDQTILMERIQAIFDGNWLTNDGPLVREFEQRVADLVGVRHCIAMCNGTVALEIAIRAVGLKGEVIVPSYTFVATAHALQWQEITPVFCDVDPQTQNLDPTQVERLITPRTSGIIGVHLWGRPCDVAALEEIAERRNLALMFDAAHAFGCSHEGKMIGSFGRCEVFSFHATKFVHCGEGGAIVTDDDELADKVRLMRNFGFSGYDNVVYLGTNGKMNELNAAVGLSSLEGMPQFIDTNQRNYACYEEAILELPGLRLLEYPKQERQNYQYVVVDVDPSICPLSRDQLVQILHAHNVLARRYFFPGVHRMEPYCSFYPNAGLLLPVTEQLANRVLVLPTGTSVTAEDIDAIGSIFAWAAENAGELRERLARTVPQGESFDAEVSA, encoded by the coding sequence ATGAACAACGAAGTGAAGCTATTGTCCATGCCGCACAACGCCCTTGCCGTTCCGCTTCATGTTGGTCGTCCCAACATTGGTGACCAGACCATTCTAATGGAACGCATTCAGGCGATATTCGACGGCAACTGGCTCACCAACGACGGACCCTTGGTCCGAGAGTTTGAACAACGTGTCGCGGATTTGGTCGGCGTGCGGCACTGTATCGCCATGTGCAATGGGACGGTGGCCCTGGAAATCGCAATTCGCGCCGTCGGCCTGAAGGGAGAAGTGATCGTGCCGTCGTATACCTTCGTCGCGACGGCTCATGCGCTGCAGTGGCAAGAAATCACGCCGGTCTTCTGCGATGTGGATCCGCAGACCCAAAACTTGGATCCGACCCAGGTAGAGCGGCTGATTACGCCGCGCACATCAGGGATTATCGGGGTTCATCTTTGGGGACGTCCCTGCGACGTCGCCGCATTGGAGGAAATCGCGGAACGCCGAAATCTGGCTCTGATGTTCGACGCGGCTCACGCTTTTGGCTGCTCGCACGAAGGAAAGATGATCGGCAGCTTCGGCCGGTGTGAGGTCTTTAGCTTTCATGCGACGAAGTTTGTGCATTGCGGCGAAGGGGGGGCGATCGTTACCGACGACGATGAGCTGGCGGATAAAGTTCGCTTAATGCGGAACTTTGGGTTCTCGGGATACGACAATGTCGTTTACCTCGGAACGAACGGGAAGATGAATGAACTTAACGCCGCAGTTGGGTTGAGTTCACTGGAGGGAATGCCGCAATTCATCGACACGAATCAGCGCAACTACGCTTGTTACGAAGAGGCCATCCTAGAGTTGCCTGGATTGCGGCTCTTGGAATACCCAAAGCAAGAGCGGCAGAACTACCAATACGTCGTCGTCGATGTCGATCCGAGTATCTGCCCACTGTCGCGCGATCAACTTGTGCAAATCTTGCACGCCCATAACGTGCTTGCGCGTCGCTACTTCTTCCCCGGCGTCCATCGCATGGAACCTTACTGCTCATTTTACCCCAATGCCGGACTTCTGTTGCCGGTGACCGAGCAATTGGCGAATCGCGTTTTGGTATTGCCGACAGGAACTTCGGTTACTGCCGAGGATATTGACGCGATTGGCAGCATTTTCGCTTGGGCGGCGGAAAACGCCGGCGAACTTCGCGAACGTTTAGCGAGGACTGTTCCCCAGGGAGAGTCCTTCGACGCGGAGGTGTCGGCATGA
- a CDS encoding glycosyltransferase — translation MSVPKVSVCIITYNHERYIRQAIESVLRQKTSFPIEIVIGEDCSTDKTRSIVEEAQKQESERIKLLKRDANVGMMRNFLETYHACRGDFIALLEGDDYWTDPGKLQRQVELLESHPNWSLCFHSADYVDGKGRSLGYRHPQSCNETLDVGEIAKRNYVQTCSVMVRRSMLPQLPDYFLDLKLGDWPLCILAAKQGPLGYCDAPMAAYRVHDGGVWTSGANDVKIAAVIDMYLRVLRDNPDLHEEIRDAIASDRQEAIAWLQESLELQTKSWTWRVGSMVTWPARALHKRIALWFALAAIWYRFTSFD, via the coding sequence ATGAGCGTTCCCAAGGTCAGCGTTTGCATCATTACCTACAATCATGAGCGGTACATTCGACAGGCGATCGAATCGGTCTTACGGCAGAAGACGTCGTTTCCTATCGAAATCGTCATTGGTGAGGACTGTTCAACCGACAAAACACGCTCGATTGTAGAAGAGGCCCAAAAGCAGGAATCAGAGCGGATTAAGTTGCTGAAACGGGACGCGAACGTTGGAATGATGCGAAACTTCCTCGAAACGTACCATGCGTGCCGGGGAGACTTTATCGCTCTGTTGGAGGGAGATGACTACTGGACCGATCCAGGCAAGCTACAGCGACAGGTGGAGCTGTTGGAAAGCCATCCCAATTGGTCGCTTTGTTTTCACTCGGCCGATTACGTCGACGGGAAAGGGCGTTCGCTGGGCTATCGACATCCGCAAAGCTGCAACGAGACGCTCGACGTCGGCGAGATCGCGAAACGGAATTACGTACAGACCTGCTCGGTGATGGTGCGGCGAAGCATGCTGCCGCAACTGCCAGACTACTTCTTGGACTTGAAGCTCGGAGATTGGCCCCTCTGCATTTTGGCGGCGAAGCAAGGACCATTGGGTTACTGCGACGCTCCGATGGCCGCCTATCGCGTGCATGACGGAGGCGTTTGGACATCGGGGGCGAACGACGTCAAGATCGCCGCCGTGATTGACATGTACCTGCGCGTCCTGCGAGATAATCCCGATTTGCATGAGGAGATTCGAGATGCGATTGCATCGGATCGACAGGAGGCGATCGCTTGGTTGCAAGAGTCGCTGGAATTGCAGACCAAGTCATGGACGTGGCGCGTCGGGAGTATGGTGACATGGCCAGCCAGGGCGCTCCACAAACGAATCGCACTGTGGTTCGCCCTGGCCGCAATTTGGTATCGTTTCACGAGCTTCGACTGA